One window of the Misgurnus anguillicaudatus chromosome 8, ASM2758022v2, whole genome shotgun sequence genome contains the following:
- the LOC129450805 gene encoding claudin-10-like, with protein sequence MSFHFTIDLSSVDIVFTTAKSIFSVHQCNKTDSMRKRTVLMNVEIGCFLSCLSGWILICSTLATEYWIVSESAEVVLSNGDYYSNLWMNCVSDSTGVSDCKYFPSMMDLSVFLHVSRALVIVSVILGFWAAVLALIGMKCTKIGGSELANARVTFAAGLTYMASGLCGMTVYSMWGQKARAEFLDPYFLEFKYELGAALFIGWGGSCLIICGSAVMCFFSGRESFQRFNAKVKRPPTYMTARTRQTYMMPGSSRPTMVLTPPLYLPNRENRGSQPSGARRGTQESQFLGTIISRPLPIDSAV encoded by the exons ATGTCCTTTCACTTCACGATTGACCTTTCATCAGTTGACATTGTTTTCACAACAGCGAAGTCCATTTTCTCTGTTCATCAGTGTAATAAAACAGACAGCATGAGGAAGCGAACGGTGCTGATGAACGTAGAGATCGGTTGTTTTTTGTCCTGTTTAAGTGGATGGATTTTGATCTGCTCTACTTTGGCCACTGAATACTGGATCGTTTCGGAAAGCGCAGAAGTCGTTCTCAGTAACGGTGATTACTATTCGAACCTGTGGATGAACTGTGTCTCCGACTCCACTGGGGTTTCTGATTGTAAATATTTCCCCTCCATGATGGACCTTTCTG TTTTCCTCCATGTGAGCAGGGCTCTGGTCATAGTCTCTGTGATTTTGGGCTTCTGGGCGGCTGTGCTTGCTCTCATAGGAatgaagtgtaccaaaattGGAGGCTCTGAGCTCGCTAATGCCAGAGTTACATTTGCCGCGGGGTTGACGTACATGGCATCCG GGTTATGCGGTATGACCGTGTACTCCATGTGGGGACAGAAGGCCCGTGCTGAATTTTTGGATCCATATTTCTTAGAATTTAA GTATGAGCTGGGTGCTGCCCTATTCATCGGATGGGGCGGGTCGTGTCTGATTATATGTGGAAGCGCAGTCATGTGCTTTTTCTCTGGGAGAGAGTCATTTCAAAG GTTTAATGCAAAAGTCAAAAGACCCCCGACCTACATGACGGCACGTACCAGACAGACATACATGATGCCGGGCTCTTCAAGACCCACAATGGTCCTCACGCCTCCTTTATATCTACCAAACAGAGAAAATAGAGGAAGTCAACCGAGTGGAGCCAGGAGAGGAACACAAGAAAGTCAATTTTTAGGAACGATCATATCTCGACCGCTTCCTATAGACTCAGCTGTGTGA